Proteins from a single region of Amycolatopsis sp. CA-230715:
- a CDS encoding zinc-dependent alcohol dehydrogenase family protein, translating to MKALVYDGPGRRRWTDRPRPEPTDATDAVVRVDAVTICGTDLHILNGDVPAVDAGRVLGHEAVGTIVETGSAVTGVKPGDRVLVSCITSCGRCQFCRQGRYGQCLGGGGWILGHRIDGVQAEFARVPFADTSTHLLPESVSDESALMLADILPTAYEVGVRNGNVDTGDTVVIVGAGPIGLAAITAARLYSPSCVIVVDKEPARLAAAKQFGADLAVEPGDAARAAVFGATEGLGADVAIEAVGVAATFELCTTLVRPGGRVANVGVHGKPATLHLEDLWIRDVTITTGLVDTVSTPRLLRMLAAGRLDTSRFVTHRFGLSEMDGAYDVFTHPGDSESLKVALFRA from the coding sequence ATGAAAGCACTCGTCTACGACGGTCCAGGGCGCAGGCGCTGGACCGACCGCCCCCGCCCGGAGCCGACGGACGCCACCGACGCGGTGGTCCGCGTCGACGCGGTGACCATCTGCGGCACCGACCTCCACATCCTCAACGGCGACGTGCCCGCTGTCGACGCGGGACGCGTACTCGGTCACGAAGCGGTCGGCACGATCGTGGAAACCGGTTCCGCGGTGACTGGCGTCAAACCCGGTGACCGGGTCCTGGTCTCGTGCATCACCTCGTGCGGACGCTGCCAGTTCTGCCGCCAGGGCCGGTACGGCCAGTGCCTCGGCGGTGGCGGCTGGATACTCGGGCACCGGATCGACGGGGTCCAGGCCGAATTCGCCCGCGTGCCCTTCGCGGACACCTCGACCCATCTGCTCCCGGAGAGCGTCTCCGACGAGTCCGCGCTGATGCTGGCCGACATCCTGCCCACCGCGTACGAAGTCGGCGTGCGCAACGGCAACGTGGACACCGGCGACACGGTCGTGATCGTCGGCGCCGGGCCGATCGGACTCGCCGCGATCACGGCCGCGCGTCTCTACAGCCCCAGTTGCGTCATCGTCGTCGACAAGGAACCGGCCCGCCTGGCCGCCGCGAAGCAGTTCGGGGCCGACCTCGCGGTCGAACCCGGCGACGCCGCGCGCGCGGCCGTGTTCGGAGCGACCGAAGGGCTCGGTGCCGACGTGGCGATCGAAGCGGTCGGCGTGGCGGCGACGTTCGAACTGTGCACGACGCTCGTACGCCCCGGTGGCCGGGTCGCGAACGTCGGCGTGCACGGGAAACCGGCGACCCTGCACCTCGAAGACCTGTGGATCCGGGACGTCACGATCACCACCGGCCTTGTCGACACGGTCAGCACGCCACGCCTGCTGCGCATGCTCGCCGCCGGGCGCCTGGACACGTCCAGGTTCGTGACGCACCGGTTCGGCTTGTCCGAAATGGATGGTGCGTACGACGTGTTCACCCACCCCGGTGACAGTGAATCCCTGAAAGTCGCGCTGTTCCGGGCGTGA
- a CDS encoding CBS domain-containing protein yields the protein MKDRVATVHPDTSLKAIAVLLASWGVSGAPVVEEDGTVVGVVSQGDLLRRKAAHGRFRIAGAALRRKETGSYASDLMTAPAVTVGRDEDVSRAARLMEERRVHRLPVVDEDGKLVGVVARGDLLRVFLRSDNDIRAEVRDQVLLRDMCVDPDSLSVAVHDGVVSLRGQVERSGMIPVVTALVRGVDGVVAVHEYLTARFEDTAATDTGDENVGILSARKHPR from the coding sequence ATGAAGGACCGCGTCGCCACGGTGCACCCGGACACCTCGCTGAAGGCGATCGCCGTGCTGCTCGCTTCGTGGGGTGTCAGCGGGGCGCCGGTCGTGGAAGAGGACGGCACCGTGGTCGGCGTGGTGAGCCAAGGCGACCTCCTGCGCCGCAAGGCCGCGCACGGCCGGTTCCGGATCGCTGGCGCCGCCCTGCGGCGCAAGGAAACGGGTAGCTACGCCTCGGACCTGATGACCGCCCCCGCGGTGACGGTCGGGCGGGACGAGGACGTCTCGCGGGCCGCGAGGCTGATGGAGGAGCGCCGGGTCCACCGCCTTCCCGTCGTCGACGAGGACGGGAAGCTCGTCGGCGTGGTCGCCCGCGGTGACCTGCTGCGGGTGTTCCTGCGGTCGGACAACGACATCAGGGCCGAGGTCCGCGACCAGGTGCTGCTCCGCGACATGTGCGTCGACCCGGACTCGCTGTCCGTGGCGGTGCACGACGGGGTGGTGAGCCTGCGTGGCCAGGTCGAGCGTTCGGGCATGATCCCGGTCGTCACCGCGCTCGTCCGCGGGGTGGACGGCGTGGTCGCGGTGCACGAGTACCTCACCGCGCGGTTCGAAGACACCGCGGCCACGGACACCGGGGACGAGAACGTCGGCATCCTCAGCGCCAGGAAGCATCCTCGCTGA
- the ppsA gene encoding phosphoenolpyruvate synthase: MNHVRDLTDVSLADAVPAGGKGANLGELLGAGFPVPGGFVITRDGYLSAMDSAGARAEIAELHVKALACADDTARLTELCDRIRALVRSAGLTEDLRTQLGRAYQELGEPMPVAVRSSATGEDGAEASFAGMNATYTNVWGDDLPARVLDCWASLFSPRVVSYRAGRGFTAEPAIAVVVQRMVTADRSGVIFTVDPRTGERGRMIVEAVLGQGETIVSGAVEPDTYVVDKENLRVVSARVGHQTHKVIAEVGGGDAMITLPEQAGARRVLADGVVLELARLAMRIEDHYGTPQDIEFALTGDKPWIVQSRPVTTVPPEKKTDGAALVTGLAASPGIGSGTVRVLTDPGEGERLRTGDVLVAPMTNPDWVPAIRRAAALVTDGGGMTCHAAVVARELGVPCVVGTGDATRVLADRELVTVDGTTGEVRAGAAEPAARTEPVAAPPRSPDPLGTKLYVNLAIPDHAETVAAQAVDGVGLLRAEFLLTQALGGDHPRALLARGAQESFVDAMAASLLRITKAFGTRPVVYRATDLRTNEFRGLAGGAEYEPVESNPMIGYRGCYRYVREPDLFGLELRTLARVREQTPNLHLMIPFVRTKWELEACLEQIDASPLGRQRGLLRWIMAEVPSVVHWLPEYAKLGIDGVSIGSNDLTQLMLGVDRDSAQCAELFDEADPAVLATIEDIVRTANQLGMTSSLCGQAPSTIPGFAEHLVRFGITSISVNPDVAESARFAIASAERKLLLESSR; encoded by the coding sequence ATGAACCACGTGCGCGACCTCACCGATGTGTCACTGGCCGACGCCGTCCCCGCCGGGGGAAAGGGCGCGAACCTCGGCGAGCTGCTCGGTGCCGGTTTCCCGGTACCGGGCGGATTCGTCATCACCCGTGACGGCTATCTGTCCGCTATGGACAGTGCGGGAGCGCGCGCGGAGATCGCCGAGCTGCACGTGAAAGCGCTGGCGTGCGCCGATGACACGGCAAGGTTGACCGAGCTGTGCGACCGGATCCGCGCCCTGGTGCGTTCCGCCGGACTCACCGAAGACCTGCGAACGCAGCTCGGCCGGGCCTACCAGGAGCTGGGGGAGCCGATGCCGGTGGCCGTCCGCTCGTCGGCGACCGGCGAGGACGGCGCCGAGGCGTCGTTCGCCGGGATGAACGCCACCTACACCAACGTCTGGGGCGACGATCTGCCCGCCCGCGTCCTCGACTGCTGGGCTTCGTTGTTCTCGCCCCGGGTGGTCAGCTATCGGGCGGGGCGCGGGTTCACCGCCGAGCCCGCGATCGCGGTCGTCGTGCAGCGCATGGTCACCGCGGACCGGTCGGGCGTGATCTTCACCGTCGATCCCCGCACCGGCGAGCGCGGGCGCATGATCGTCGAAGCCGTGCTCGGGCAGGGCGAGACGATCGTGAGCGGCGCCGTCGAGCCGGACACCTATGTGGTGGACAAGGAGAACCTCCGCGTGGTCTCCGCGCGGGTCGGCCACCAGACGCACAAGGTGATCGCCGAGGTCGGCGGCGGCGACGCGATGATCACGTTGCCCGAGCAGGCTGGTGCTCGCCGCGTGCTCGCGGACGGCGTCGTACTGGAGCTGGCGCGGCTGGCCATGCGGATCGAAGACCACTACGGCACGCCGCAGGACATCGAGTTCGCCCTGACCGGGGACAAGCCGTGGATCGTCCAGTCCCGGCCGGTCACCACGGTGCCACCGGAAAAGAAGACCGACGGCGCGGCGCTCGTCACCGGCCTCGCTGCCTCGCCGGGAATCGGGAGCGGGACCGTGCGCGTGCTGACCGACCCCGGGGAGGGCGAGCGGTTGCGCACCGGGGACGTTTTGGTCGCCCCGATGACGAACCCGGACTGGGTGCCCGCGATCCGGCGCGCCGCGGCGCTGGTCACCGACGGCGGCGGGATGACCTGCCACGCCGCGGTGGTCGCCCGCGAACTCGGCGTGCCCTGCGTGGTCGGCACCGGTGACGCGACGCGCGTGCTCGCCGACCGCGAACTGGTCACCGTGGACGGTACGACCGGAGAGGTCCGCGCTGGCGCGGCCGAACCGGCTGCGCGCACCGAGCCGGTCGCGGCGCCACCCCGGTCGCCCGATCCGCTCGGCACCAAGCTGTACGTCAACCTCGCGATCCCCGACCACGCCGAAACCGTTGCCGCGCAAGCGGTCGACGGCGTGGGGTTGCTGCGGGCGGAGTTCCTGCTCACCCAGGCGCTCGGCGGCGACCACCCCCGCGCGCTGCTCGCCAGGGGCGCCCAGGAATCCTTTGTGGACGCCATGGCCGCGTCGCTGCTGCGCATCACGAAGGCGTTCGGCACCCGGCCCGTCGTCTACCGCGCGACCGACTTGCGCACGAACGAGTTCCGCGGGCTGGCAGGCGGCGCCGAGTACGAACCGGTGGAGAGCAACCCGATGATCGGCTACCGCGGCTGCTACCGGTACGTCCGCGAACCGGACCTGTTCGGCCTCGAACTCCGCACGCTGGCCCGCGTCCGGGAGCAGACGCCGAACCTGCACCTGATGATCCCGTTCGTCCGGACGAAATGGGAGCTGGAAGCCTGCCTCGAGCAGATCGACGCCAGCCCGCTCGGCCGCCAGCGCGGGTTGCTGCGCTGGATCATGGCCGAGGTGCCGTCGGTGGTGCACTGGTTGCCCGAGTACGCGAAGCTCGGCATCGACGGCGTGTCGATCGGCAGCAACGACCTCACCCAGCTGATGCTCGGAGTGGACCGGGATTCGGCCCAGTGCGCCGAACTGTTCGACGAAGCCGACCCCGCGGTGCTCGCCACGATCGAGGACATCGTGCGTACCGCGAACCAGCTCGGGATGACGTCCTCGCTGTGCGGGCAGGCGCCCTCGACCATCCCCGGTTTCGCCGAGCACTTAGTGCGCTTCGGGATCACCTCGATATCGGTGAACCCCGACGTCGCCGAATCGGCGAGGTTCGCCATCGCCTCGGCGGAACGCAAGCTGCTCCTCGAAAGCAGCCGGTGA
- a CDS encoding Acg family FMN-binding oxidoreductase codes for MMPVSTVLDHQQLGVLVRAVSRAPSVHNSQPWELAVRGEEIDLVRRRDVVLRVHDPEGADSDVSCGAACANLVLAARSLGRAAEVELFGAGLVAATVRVGAPEPATTDELALYHAIGRRRSYRRAFLNAPVPEAAFAAVLAAGDAMGVRGVRARRFDALARLLGFATRAFKEDKAYQRELALWTTQMCGDYALGAGDGIPEDALSGAALPIASLVRARTPVPDDAVLAERLAAENLLFLCTGGDSGADHLAAGIALQRSWLTATAHGLAGSVLTQPLRLTGFQRRLSDELGLPGVPQAIFRFGLPAGTAPPSPRLPLGDIYPADFPGEPR; via the coding sequence ATGATGCCTGTATCCACCGTCCTCGACCACCAGCAGCTCGGCGTGCTCGTCCGTGCGGTGAGCCGTGCGCCGTCGGTGCACAACAGCCAGCCGTGGGAACTCGCGGTCCGGGGCGAGGAGATCGACCTGGTGCGGCGCCGGGACGTGGTGCTGCGCGTGCACGACCCCGAAGGCGCGGACAGCGATGTCTCGTGCGGCGCGGCGTGCGCGAACCTCGTACTCGCGGCGCGAAGCCTCGGCCGCGCCGCCGAGGTCGAGTTGTTCGGTGCGGGGCTGGTGGCCGCGACCGTCCGCGTCGGCGCGCCGGAACCGGCCACCACGGACGAACTGGCGCTCTACCACGCCATCGGCAGGCGCCGGAGCTACCGCCGTGCGTTCCTGAACGCGCCCGTGCCCGAAGCGGCGTTCGCGGCCGTACTGGCCGCGGGTGACGCGATGGGGGTGCGGGGCGTCCGCGCTCGCCGGTTCGACGCGCTCGCCCGGTTGCTCGGGTTCGCCACCCGCGCCTTCAAAGAGGACAAGGCGTACCAACGGGAACTCGCGCTGTGGACCACCCAGATGTGCGGTGACTACGCGCTCGGCGCCGGAGACGGGATCCCCGAAGACGCGTTGAGCGGTGCCGCGCTGCCGATCGCGAGCCTCGTCCGCGCCCGGACCCCGGTGCCAGACGACGCCGTGCTCGCCGAACGGCTGGCCGCCGAAAACCTGCTCTTCCTGTGCACCGGGGGTGATTCCGGCGCCGACCACCTCGCCGCGGGGATCGCCTTGCAGCGCTCGTGGCTGACCGCGACAGCGCACGGTCTCGCCGGTTCCGTCCTCACCCAGCCGCTGCGCCTGACCGGTTTCCAGCGCAGGCTGTCCGACGAACTCGGCCTCCCCGGCGTGCCACAGGCGATCTTCCGGTTCGGTCTGCCCGCCGGGACGGCACCGCCCTCGCCCCGCCTTCCGCTCGGGGACATCTACCCCGCCGACTTTCCAGGAGAACCGCGATGA